The genomic window TGAAATAGCCTTTTGCCTCTTCGACAGCCGCCGCGAAAGCGTCATCGTGCGCTTTGCCGCCGATGGAGCGTTGAATTTCATAGGCGCTGTTTCCGGCGCTTGAAAAGACGCCGCCGAACAGGTCGCCAGCGGCTCGTAAAAACCCTCCCGCCATTCCGGTTATCGAAGGTTGAAACCGCGTCATATGCCCGTTGCCGCATTTGTCGCAGAAAAATTTGAACTGATAGCCCTTGTCCGTAGACAGGTCTTCATGATTCGCTGTAAAAGAAATCAAAGCCATAAAACCTTTCCTCACTCCACCGCCAAAAGCTAAAAGTTTTCCACAGAGCTTGTGGAAAACCCTGTGAAAAACCTGCCCGGCAAAAATGCAAATTTTGAGATTTGGGGACTTTCAGCACTTTGCACAGATTTTGTTCAAATTCTGTTTACTTAAAAAACCATAATTATTTCAACAATTAAAGCGACGACTCGCAATTTTACAGGCTTTTTCGCCGAATTGTTAAACCAGGACGTGCCGTTTATCCTGAGCCTGTGCAAAACTTTCCTCAAGTTTGCTCAAGATGAATCGTAAAACCGTTGCTTCAAGCCTGATGCTTAATCGAAATCCTCTTCCTGCATCTCGGAAAGGCGGTCACGAAATTCATAAGCCGCGCTTAACACTTTGCGGGGTTTCGAGCCTTCCGCAGGCCCGATGAAGCCTTCGCGTTCCATCATATCCAAAATTTTCGCAGCGCGTCCGTAACCAATCGACAACCGCCGCTGCAACACAGAGGTCGAAGCGCGTCCCATATCGATGACAATCATCAACGCTTCATCGTAAAGTTCATCGCGCTCACCCAACTCGCCCGTCACCCCTTCGGCTTCCTGTTCAGTCATAGTCACCAGTTCGTTGAAATTCGGCTCCGCCTGTTTGCGCGCATGGTCGGAAATCGCTTTGACTTCGGCTTCGTTGACAAACGAGCCATGTACACGAATGATGCGCGAGGTTCGCGGCGGCAAAAAAAGCATATCGCCCTGTCCAAGCAACGCCTCTGCGCCATTGGTGTCAATAATCGTGCGCGAGTCAACTTTCGAGGAAACCCGAAACGCGATGCGCGAAGGAATGTTGGCTTTGATGACGCCGGTGATGATGTCAACTGAAGGTCTTTGCGTCGCCAGCACCAGGTGGATGCCGACGGCGCGCGCCATCTGCGCAAGTCTGGCAATCGAAGTTTCAACTTCGCTGCGCGCCACCATCATCAAATCCGCCAGTTCATCAATCGCAATGACGATATAAGGCAAATGTTTCGGCGCGTTCGGATCATCTGCCGAAAGCGTCGGGTGGGTCAATTCTTCAACCTGTTTATTATATTGCTCGATGTTGCGCACGCCGTATTTCGCCAGTTCTTTGTAGCGATTTTCCATTTCATTCACCGCCCATTTCAAGGCATTGGCAGCGCGTTTCGGGTCGGTGACAATGGGCGTCAGCAAGTGCGGAATGTTTTCATAAAGCCCAAGTTCGACGCGCTTGGGGTCAACCATGATGAACTTCACTTCATCGGGCGAGGCTTTATAGAGAATCGAACAAATCAGCGCATTCATGGTGACCGATTTACCAGCGCCGGTCGCGCCCGCAATCAACAGGTGTGGCATATCCGCGAGGTCTGTGATGTACTCTTCGCCGTTGATGGTCTTGCCGAGCGCCACGGTGAGTTTCGATTTCGAGTTTTGAAAGCGCGGCGATTCAATGACTTCGCGCAATAAAATTTTTTCGCGATGCAGATTGGGCGCTTCGATACCGACGGTGGATTTGCCCGGTATGCGGTCGATGCGAATGGATTCGGCTTTGAGCGCCAGACACAAATCATCTGCAAGACCAACGACGCGGGCGTATTTGATGCCGGGGTCGGGTTTGAATTCAAAGGTTGTGACTACAGGTCCCGGGTTGATGCGATGGATATGTCCGACGACGCCGAACTCTTTGCATTTTTCGGCAAGAATCGTCGCCCGTTCGCGCAATTCCCCCTCAGCCTGTTCGTTGTGTCCAATCGGCACTTCGAGCAAACCAATCGACGGCATTTCATAATGCGCTTTTTGGACAACGACTTTGCGCCTGGAGGTTTCCTCTTTTTCGGGTTTGGCGGTGCCGAGCGGCTTGGTCGGAACGGTGCGTTCAATGTAAGCCGTCGAGGTCATCTCGACAACATCCGGGTCCATGGTGATTTCGCTTGCCAAATCGCGACCGGCTTTTAACTGCTCGGTCTTTGTCGTATAAGCGCGATAAGCGGCTGCCGCATGGGTGCGGGCATTCGGCGCAGGCGTTGCCGGGTCTGTCGCTTCGCTTGCAGCAGGAGTTGTCGCCTGCCCGTTTGTAGCAGTGGTTTGCGTGGTTTGCGCCGTTGCAACCAGCCGTTGCGGCTCTTTCAATTCGTCTTTTGCTGACTCGATTTTCGGATTGCCGTTTTGCGCGGCTTCTGTGCGAACGGGTTTTGCAACCACTGGTGTAATAATCGGTTCCGGCTTAACTTCCGAAGCTTCCTCTTTCTTTAAAGCATCTGCCAGTACCGCAGCAACCGGCTTTTCTTCTTTGACACGTTTTTCGCGATTCTCTTCGCTCAGTTTTTTGCGCCGCGTTTCAGCCTGAGTTTCGCGTTCACGAGCTAAATTTTCCGCTTCCTCAAGCCTCAGTTGTTCAGCTTCAAATTGACGGCGTTCCTCTGCGGCAATCCGGCGACGTTCACGATGTTCTGCCCACCAGCCTCGTAAACGCTCTGTAAAACCAAGCCCCGATTTGTTGGTAATCACGCCGCTCTGTTTTACAGAGCGCACCCACGCAGCGATGTGGCTCACGGATAATTCCAGCGTCAGCATCAACAAAACCGCCATTGCGAAGGTTAGTACAATTGCCGCGCCAATCGTATTCAACACGCCCGCGAAGGCGCCTTCGACGATGTAGCCGACCATGCCGCCATTGCTCGACGAGTGTTCAAGCATGGCGAGTCCCATTTTCGGAAAGAGCGCCAAAAATCCTGAGAGCGCAATGAGCAGAAAAGTTGAGCTGATACCTTTGCGCAAAGGCACGCTGAGCGATTCGTTGAAAAACATTCGCCAACCGATAAACGCCAGCAAAAGCGGAATCGCCAGCGCCGCAATGCCGAACCATTCGAGCAGCAGATTGCCCGCATAAGCGCCGAATGCGCCGATGAAATTCGTAGGTTTTTGTTGGGGTCCGACCGAATGCCAGCTTGGGTCTTTCGGGTCGTAGGTAACAAGGCTTAGCAAAAGCAGGATGGCAATCAATGCCAGAACTATTGCTAAAATTTCATTGGCAAGCGAACGTTTGTTCGCTTTTTTAACCCGTGGTTTACTGCTCATGAACTCGCCCCCATTTTCTCCAGCGAATCTTACGACAATCTGCCTCAAGAATAAAAGCCACAAAAACCTGAAGCCGCAAAAAGGCGCTAACTTTTTCAGAAGCGTTCGCTGAATAATTTCAAGAGCCACTGAATCTTCAAACTATTCACCCAACGGTTTCGCCTTCCTGCGGCTTCAATTCAATATTTTACGCGAAAATAATTTAAGTTGAACAAGCGGTCGCTGACTGCATTTCACGAATCGTCGCGGTCTTTAGACCCTTCCTCAACGGGTTCACATTATGCCTCCCTGACGGTCGGGCTACGGTCACTTTCGATTACTCAACACTGGCGGCGGCACTTTCAAGCGCGCCCTTGCTCTTATGCACCAGATAGCTTTTGATGAAATCATCCAAATCGCCATCCAGAACCGTGTCCACATCCGAACGTTCATATTTGGTGCGCACATCTTTTGCCAGACGATAAGGATGCAGCACATAGTTGCGAATCTGCGAACCGAAAGAAATATCGCGCTTCGATTCTTCAAGCTGCGCGGTCTCGGCGCGACGCTTCTCCATTTCGAGTTCATAAAGCCGCGATTTCAAAATGCGCATGGCGACTTCGCGGTTCTGATGTTGCGAGCGTTGATTTTGACAAGTGACCACCAACCCCGTCGGCAAATGGGTGATGCGCACAGCCGAATCCGTAGTGTTGATGTGCTGCCCGCCTGCGCCCGTCGAACGATAGGTGTCAACGCGCAAATCCTTTTCCTGAATTTCAATCTCGACATCCTCTTCGATTTCGGGATACACGAACACCGATGCGAAACTGGTTTCGCGACTCGACCCGGCGTTGAAGGGACTGAGTCTAACGAGGCGATGCACACCGGCTTCGGCAGCCATCAATCCATAAGCGTATTCGCCTTCAAGCGTGAAGGTGGCGCTCTTGATTCCGGCTTCTTTGCCCGGCTGTTCATCCACCAGTTCGGTTTTAAAGCCCCGTCGTTCAGCCCAACGCAGATACATTCTCAAAAGCATCTGCGCCCAATCCTGGGCGTCTGTGCCGCCCGCTCCGGCGTTGATGGTGACAATCGCATTGCGCGCATCGTTGCGACCGGAAAGCAACATCTCGGTTTCGGTCTCTTCGACTTCGCTTTGCAAACGGTCAAGCAGGGTTTGCAATTCTTTCAAAGAGCTTTCGTCTTCGGCAGCAAATTCAAAAAGCACGGCGGCGTCTTCCACATCGCGCACGAAGGTTTCCGATTTTTTCACGGCGTTTTCCAGACGGCTACGCTGTTTTAAAACCTTTTGCGCTTTCTCCTGGTCATTCCAGAAATCGGGTTTGGCGATTTCTTCTTCGACACGCGCCAGTTCTTTACGTTTGGCATCTGCGTCAAAGAAACCTCCTGAGTTCTGAGACTCTTGCTGAAAGGTCTTCGTATCTATTTCTCAATTCATCAATCATTGTCTTCGTCTTTCTTTTTTAAGCGTTCAAAAATTATTGCCGCAATCATCAGCCCTGCACTCAATACAGCGCAGATAATTGCCAGTACATCACCGAGGCGCGTGTAAACAGTTGCAGGCGAATTTTGCATTTCATCACTGCTGCTGGCGCTCCAGACGCGGGTTGCGGTTTCAAACATCGGCGTTTCGTTAAGCACGTCGCCATTTGCGGTAATCTGTGCCGACGCGCCTGAATTGGTTACGCGAATCAACTCGATATTGTTTTCAACGGCGCGAAAAACCGCGTGCGCCAGCACCTGTCGCGCCGCAGCGGTCGGCCCGAACCACGATTCATTGGAAAGCTGCACAATCGTTGACGCGCCCGCTTTTCTAAAGCGACGAGCAAGGTCGGGTCGTGTGGCTTCAAAACAAATCATGGTGCCGATTTTCGCGTCAGCGATTTCACCAAGCGCCAAATCTTTGCCTGCCGTCACATCAGCCACCAGCGCCGGAATTTTATCCATAAAGGGAATCCAACCACGCGCCGGAACGTATTCGCCAAACGGCATCAATGCCAGTTTATCATAGCGACTGATTAGCTCACCACTTGGGCTAATCAGCAACGCGCTGTTGTAAGTCGCATCTTTGGCGTCACCACTT from Acidobacteriota bacterium includes these protein-coding regions:
- a CDS encoding DNA translocase FtsK → MSSKPRVKKANKRSLANEILAIVLALIAILLLLSLVTYDPKDPSWHSVGPQQKPTNFIGAFGAYAGNLLLEWFGIAALAIPLLLAFIGWRMFFNESLSVPLRKGISSTFLLIALSGFLALFPKMGLAMLEHSSSNGGMVGYIVEGAFAGVLNTIGAAIVLTFAMAVLLMLTLELSVSHIAAWVRSVKQSGVITNKSGLGFTERLRGWWAEHRERRRIAAEERRQFEAEQLRLEEAENLARERETQAETRRKKLSEENREKRVKEEKPVAAVLADALKKEEASEVKPEPIITPVVAKPVRTEAAQNGNPKIESAKDELKEPQRLVATAQTTQTTATNGQATTPAASEATDPATPAPNARTHAAAAYRAYTTKTEQLKAGRDLASEITMDPDVVEMTSTAYIERTVPTKPLGTAKPEKEETSRRKVVVQKAHYEMPSIGLLEVPIGHNEQAEGELRERATILAEKCKEFGVVGHIHRINPGPVVTTFEFKPDPGIKYARVVGLADDLCLALKAESIRIDRIPGKSTVGIEAPNLHREKILLREVIESPRFQNSKSKLTVALGKTINGEEYITDLADMPHLLIAGATGAGKSVTMNALICSILYKASPDEVKFIMVDPKRVELGLYENIPHLLTPIVTDPKRAANALKWAVNEMENRYKELAKYGVRNIEQYNKQVEELTHPTLSADDPNAPKHLPYIVIAIDELADLMMVARSEVETSIARLAQMARAVGIHLVLATQRPSVDIITGVIKANIPSRIAFRVSSKVDSRTIIDTNGAEALLGQGDMLFLPPRTSRIIRVHGSFVNEAEVKAISDHARKQAEPNFNELVTMTEQEAEGVTGELGERDELYDEALMIVIDMGRASTSVLQRRLSIGYGRAAKILDMMEREGFIGPAEGSKPRKVLSAAYEFRDRLSEMQEEDFD
- the prfB gene encoding peptide chain release factor 2 (programmed frameshift), whose protein sequence is MIDELRNRYEDLSARVSELRRFLDADAKRKELARVEEEIAKPDFWNDQEKAQKVLKQRSRLENAVKKSETFVRDVEDAAVLFEFAAEDESSLKELQTLLDRLQSEVEETETEMLLSGRNDARNAIVTINAGAGGTDAQDWAQMLLRMYLRWAERRGFKTELVDEQPGKEAGIKSATFTLEGEYAYGLMAAEAGVHRLVRLSPFNAGSSRETSFASVFVYPEIEEDVEIEIQEKDLRVDTYRSTGAGGQHINTTDSAVRITHLPTGLVVTCQNQRSQHQNREVAMRILKSRLYELEMEKRRAETAQLEESKRDISFGSQIRNYVLHPYRLAKDVRTKYERSDVDTVLDGDLDDFIKSYLVHKSKGALESAAASVE